A genome region from Mustelus asterias unplaced genomic scaffold, sMusAst1.hap1.1 HAP1_SCAFFOLD_107, whole genome shotgun sequence includes the following:
- the LOC144484448 gene encoding uncharacterized protein LOC144484448, translated as MAKPWKCADCGKGYGTPSELEAHRRSHTGERPFICSQCGKGFSQLSNLQRHQRVHTGERPFTCSQCGEGFTQSSHLQRHQRVHTGERPFTCSQCGKGFTRISSLQRHQRVHTGERPFTCSQCEKEFTYLSSLQTHQRVHTGERPFTCSQCGEGFTRSSRLQSHQRVHTGERPFTCSQCGEGFTQSSHLQRHQRVHTGERPFTCSQCEKEFTHLSSLQIHQRVHTGERPFTCSQCGDGFTQSSRLQRHQRVHTGERPFTCSQCGKRFTQLSSLQRHQRVHTGERPFTCSQCGKGFIQLSELRTHQRVHTGERPFTCSQCGEGFTRSSSLLTHQRIHTGERPFTCSQCGKGFNQLSNLQAHQRVHTGERPFTCSQCGKGFTRSSDLRAHQRVHTGEKPPFTCSQCGKGFTRSSHLQRHQRVHTGERPFTCSQCAKGFIQLSSLQRHQRVHTGERPFTCSQCGKGFTQLSSLQTHQRVHTGERPFTCSQCGKGFTRSTHLRTHQRVHTGERPFTCPQCGKGFTRLSSLQTHQRVHTGERPFTCSQCGKGFTQSSSLRAHQRVHTGERPFTCSQCGKGFTQLSNLQTHQRVHTGERPFTCSQCGQEFTQLSNLQTHERVHTGERPFTCSVCGKGFSVSSRLLRHQQVHE; from the coding sequence atggcgaaaccatggaaatgtgcggactgtgggaagggatacggaaccccatcagagctggaagctcatcggcgcagccacactggggagaggccgttcatctgctctcaatgtgggaagggattcagtcagttatccaacctgcagagacaccagcgagttcacactggggagaggccgttcacctgctctcaatgtggggagggattcactcagtcatcccacctgcagagacaccagcgagttcacactggggagaggcccttcacctgctctcagtgtgggaagggattcactcggatatccagcctgcagagacaccagcgagttcacactggagagaggccgttcacttgctctcagtgtgagaaggaattcacttatttatccagcctgcagacacaccagcgagttcacactggggagaggccattcacctgctctcagtgtggggagggattcactcggtcatcccgcctgcagtcacaccagcgagttcacactggagagaggccgttcacctgttctcaatgtggggagggattcactcagtcatcccacctgcagagacaccagcgagttcacactggagagaggccgttcacttgctctcagtgtgagaaggaattcactcatttatccagcctgcagatacaccagcgagttcacactggggagaggccgttcacctgctctcagtgtggggatggattcactcagtcatcccgcctgcagagacaccagcgagttcacactggagagaggccatttacctgctctcagtgtggtaagaggttcactcagttatccagcctgcagagacaccagcgagttcacactggggagaggccattcacctgctctcagtgtgggaagggattcattcagttatccgagctgcggacacaccagcgagttcatacaggggagaggccattcacttgctctcagtgtggggagggattcactcggtcatccagcctgctgacacaccagcgaattcacactggggagaggccgttcacctgctctcagtgtgggaagggattcaatcagttatccaacctgcaggcacaccagcgagttcacactggggagaggccgttcacctgctctcagtgtgggaagggattcactcggtcatccgacctgcgggcacaccagcgagttcacactggggagaagcccccattcacctgctctcagtgtgggaagggattcactcggtcatcccacctgcagagacatcagcgagttcacactggggagagaccgttcacctgctctcaatgtgcgaagggattcattcagttatccagcctgcagagacaccagcgagttcacactggagagaggccgttcacctgctctcagtgtgggaagggattcactcagttatccagcctgcagacacaccagcgagttcacactggggaaaggccgttcacctgctctcagtgtgggaagggattcactcggtcaacccatctgcggacacaccagcgggttcacactggagagagaccgttcacctgccctcagtgtgggaagggattcactcggttatccagcctgcagacacaccagcgagttcacactggggagagaccattcacctgctctcagtgtgggaagggattcactcagtcatccagcctgcgggcacaccagcgagttcacacaggggagaggccgttcacctgctctcagtgtgggaagggattcactcagctttccaacctgcaaacacaccagcgagttcacactggggagaggccgttcacctgctctcagtgcgggcaagaattcactcagttatccaacctgcagacgcacgagcgagttcacactggggagaggccgttcacctgctctgtgtgtgggaagggtttcagcgtttcatcccggctgctgaggcaccagcaagttcacgagtga